One window from the genome of Kluyveromyces marxianus DMKU3-1042 DNA, complete genome, chromosome 3 encodes:
- the NOB1 gene encoding rRNA-binding endoribonuclease, translated as MSEQHPHVRALVLDATPLITQSYTHYQNYAESFYTAPTVLHEIKDEKSRKNLEIWQGLGTLKVRHPSAASIKRVSDFAKLTGDYSVLSANDIHIIALTYELETELNKGDWRLRKKPGEPLKKEAVEVEEKEKEKKETAEDAGFTTVEKKKKKTRRGGKKQREKREAAMKEEEEKKKAELAAKEEEAKEEEAKEEEAKEEESKEKEEKEEEGGFFSDDDGDWITPDNLTETIIKDSGEDTTGGEGVVATKDTSASLELPQNQVALATGDFAVQNVSLQLNLNLMNFMSGLRIKRLRNYMLRCHACFQLLPMPKDGKPKHFCPSCGGSGTLLRCAVSVDSTTGKVTPHLKANFQWNNRGNRYSLPSPLSKNATKRFGKKGFVHTKHDQGVELLREDQKEYEKAVKQEEWTRKHNEKILNNWIGGGSAENYISPFAIDGLKHHSVRVGRGRFANSVRKR; from the coding sequence ATGAGTGAACAGCATCCACACGTCAGGGCTCTAGTGCTTGATGCGACACCGTTAATTACACAATCGTATACGCATTACCAGAACTATGCGGAGTCATTCTACACAGCACCCACGGTGTTGCACGAAATCAAGGATGAGAAGTCGAGGAAGAACTTGGAAATCTGGCAAGGGTTAGGTACTTTGAAGGTGAGACATCCATCGGCCGCTTCGATCAAGCGTGTTTCTGATTTTGCGAAGTTGACTGGTGATTACAGTGTGCTAAGTGCGAACGATATCCACATCATTGCGCTAACGTACGAGTTGGAGACGGAGCTTAACAAGGGCGACTGGAGACTCAGGAAGAAGCCAGGCGAAccgttgaagaaggaggCTGTTGAGGTtgaggagaaggagaaggagaagaaagagaccGCAGAGGATGCTGGTTTTACCACtgttgagaagaagaagaagaagaccagAAGAGGTGGTAAGAAgcaaagagagaagagagagGCTGCAATGaaggaggaagaggagaagaagaaggccGAACTAGCAGCCAAGGAGGAGGAAGCCAAGGAGGAGGAAGCCAAGGAGGAGGAAGCCAAGGAGGAGGAAAGcaaggaaaaagaagaaaaagaggaagaaggtGGATTCTTTTCCGACGACGACGGTGACTGGATCACTCCAGACAACCTAACCGAAACCATCATCAAGGACAGCGGCGAGGATACCACCGGAGGAGAAGGTGTCGTTGCCACGAAGGACACCTCGGCCTCTCTAGAGCTACCCCAAAACCAAGTCGCCCTGGCTACCGGTGATTTCGCAGTGCAGAACGTCTCTCTGCAACTAAACCTCAACTTGATGAACTTCATGTCCGGTCTCAGAATCAAGAGACTCCGCAACTACATGCTCAGATGCCACGCATGCTTCCAGCTACTACCGATGCCCAAGGACGGCAAACCAAAACATTTCTGCCCCTCATGCGGTGGCTCAGGAACCCTCCTAAGATGCGCCGTCTCAGTCGACTCCACTACCGGTAAGGTCACCCCACACCTAAAGGCCAACTTCCAGTGGAACAACAGAGGTAACCGTTACTCGTTGCCAAGCCCGCTATCCAAGAATGCCACCAAGAGATTCGGTAAAAAGGGTTTCGTCCACACCAAGCACGACCAAGGCGTAGAACTACTAAGAGAAgaccaaaaagaatacgAAAAGGCCGTCAAGCAAGAAGAATGGACCAGAAAGCACAACGAAAAGATCCTAAACAACTGGATCGGTGGTGGATCCGCCGAAAACTACATCTCTCCATTCGCCATCGACGGCTTGAAACACCATAGCGTCCGTGTCGGTAGAGGTCGTTTCGCAAACAGCGTCAgaaagagatga
- the SGT1 gene encoding co-chaperone SGT1, which produces MPIEKDLKEAYTLLYDKREIEKALELYDKILGQDGNNLYANAYKSACLEKLYFRSSSWHNEETLESATDFLKKALDIAQKRGDRAKIGFVYFRFCIHYYNCKKYDLSKEYLSKCEQYGFSDDTLPLWKHNIETAYEKHKSKFKKEQPQEKLQEKPQEKPQEKPQEINVEVLAPKDTFKTDWYQSSNTVSISLFTKNLPQSKDDVNVSIKDSLLSISYQIPSTGSEFQYSVKLSHNVEPEPVQVSVFTKKIEVTLKKAEKIQWKTLEKTGNEITPPPTVPVVADVKAEPLATNNRAAELSYPSSSKKAIDWSKIDVDSDEDDPKTQSADSFFQQLYKGADEDTRRAMMKSFIESNGTSLSTNWEEVSKGKVEPALPEGVEMKKL; this is translated from the coding sequence ATGCCTATCGAAAAGGACCTAAAAGAAGCTTACACCTTGTTGTACGACAAAAGAGAGATTGAAAAGGCATTGGAATTGTACGACAAGATTCTTGGCCAAGATGGGAACAATCTATATGCGAATGCTTATAAATCAGCGTGTTTGGAGAAGCTTTACTTCAGGTCTTCTTCGTGGCACAATGAAGAGACGCTTGAATCAGCCACTgattttttgaagaaagcCTTGGATATAGCTCAGAAGAGAGGTGATAGAGCCAAGATTGGGTTTGTATACTTTCGGTTCTGCATTCATTACTATAACTGCAAGAAGTACGATCTCTCGAAGGAGTATTTGAGTAAATGCGAGCAGTATGGGTTTTCAGACGACACGCTACCGCTCTGGAAACACAATATCGAAACTGCGTATGAGAAGCACAAATCgaagttcaagaaggaGCAGCCCCAGGAGAAGCTCCAGGAGAAGCCTCAGGAGAAGCCTCAAGAGAAGCCTCAAGAAATAAATGTTGAAGTGCTGGCTCCTAAGGATACGTTCAAAACAGACTGGTACCAGAGCTCCAACACAGTCTCTATATCTTTGTTCACCAAGAATCTCCCCCAGTCTAAGGATGACGTTAATGTGTCCATCAAGGATTCCCTGCTATCAATTTCATACCAGATACCAAGCACAGGTTCCGAATTTCAATACTCTGTGAAGTTGAGCCATAATGTGGAACCAGAGCCTGTTCAGGTTTCTGTCTTTACTAAAAAGATAGAAGTCACACTAAAAAAAGCTGAAAAGATCCAGTGGAAAACACTAGAAAAGACTGGTAACGAAATTACGCCGCCACCAACTGTCCCCGTGGTTGCTGATGTCAAAGCTGAACCACTTGCTACTAATAACCGCGCTGCGGAGCTTTCTTACCCATCATCTTCTAAAAAGGCTATTGACTGGTCCAAAATAGATGTGGATAGTGATGAGGATGATCCAAAAACGCAATCAGCCGATAGTTTCTTCCAGCAGTTATACAAAGGTGCAGATGAAGATACCCGTAGGGCCATGATGAAGTCTTTCATCGAGAG